A window of Cydia pomonella isolate Wapato2018A chromosome 25, ilCydPomo1, whole genome shotgun sequence genomic DNA:
TACCAGATACATATCCTATCCGATATATATCCTATAACCTGTGTGAAGTTGCAGATTGACACCCTAGTTCTCCACCTTCCTCGTTTCCTCATGACTGAGGGTCGTGACCACATGAAATCATTATCTTGTGCACCAAGGCTCTCCATTTTGCACGATACTCCATCCACCATGCCAACCATAATGCGCTTTTCATAGTTGTTCTGGCTGTGTCCAAAGTACCTAAGGATCTGCTGGAGACAAATGGATGATAACTGACTCtggatttttaatttcatcagGAAAAAATTTGGGAAATGGATAGAAGTCACATAACTgaacagatatatatatatatgtaatctattttattttcagtaattGAACTGGAGAAATCAGAAAAATGTACAGTTGTGCGGAAAGTCTCCGGAGAATTCGTTTTAGAAGCAGATGTCAAATATAATGTTGAGGATAAAAAACTGACTGACGACGATAAACAAGGTAAGACACAATTTGATAATATATCATGGGTAACATTCACTCTGTCCATCAAACAAATTGAAGCACCTTATGAAATTAGCTACATCACCAAATTGCCCAGACTGAAGTAGAAGATGTCCACCATGTTTTGATAGATTGTGTCCACAACGAGGCTATGAtggtacaaatagccatgttagtagatttgtaaaataaaatctactaacatggctatttgtaccaTCATCCTGGCATCGCTACTATCAGAAGAGGCCAGGATGATGTGcaatctatattttttttaaatgtggtaGTGGTGTATGTAATTCTGTAGCTCTCATTACAGGGTGACATCTGATGAAACCCCAttctttgaaaaaataaaaatagattttgAAAATACTTTCACTTTGACGGATATGGTTGAAATCTGACTGGCGCTGTGGCATTAGAATTTGTACTAAAGTGTACCTAACAGATCTactacttattttttttgtaaaaatatatggttataagtacttaattttcAGACCTAAACCATCCAGACTCTGCAGAAAAAGACAAAACACAATCTGGCATAGCATTAGAAAGAGAGAAGCGCATCACAGTAGCCCGGAAACGGAAGAAAGAGCCAACGGTCAAGAATGAGGTACAATATGAGGTCACGGAAGATTTCAAGTGCGTGGAGTGTGGTATGGTGCTCCCCAACGCATACGTGTACCATGCGCATATGAATAAGCACTTTCCGAATCATATTTGTGAGACTTGCGGGAAAGGTAAGAGGGAAGTAAAATGAGATGGGGTAAGAATaacatatttttcatcacacttgctcgaaaaatacattatttcatgcaggtgttcTGAAGgtcaaaggcctatattgtttccgcgggagttatggattgtgaaaaaaagctataacttccTAGGGAgtcatagcttttttttaaattatgtccgttattcatacaaaccaagtagcataaatgagttttacttttagaatactgacgtttataatctaaatttttgtttatgtttaaaattattttatttgattaatttaccaaccgtttaaaatatttctaaaccCTGACAACAGTTTATTTAACCCTGAGATAGTGTCGCTGCAAACAGCTTACGTATGGCAATAATGTGCGTACGTCATGTATAGTCGGGGTAGTGGGCATTGGCTTCATGTTGATACTCGTATAATGTCAAAACATTGCTTACAGAGAATTCGGTTCTTTCAATTTACCTATTCGTCAAAATTTGATTCTAAATATCCAATATTCATATATTCTTCGTTTTCTGACTCTGACGAAGTCTGATTTTCATCAGATGTTGTGTCGCTTTCAGGACCACCAGCCTCGATTATAAAATGTTCAGTCTCCAATTCGATTATAGGACCTTTATTCCTATAATcgtcttcaatttttttaacatggtCACAGTAATTGCTCCAATTTTCTTGAGTTACTTCCTAtacgataataatttattaaaaatttaaatcattaatgATATAGACTGAATTCAAAAGAatttacataacaataaattttaaacataaaaataagttttatacctGAAAACTATCTTCAACAAGCTTTAGAAAAGCCTTATTATCGATAGACGCATTTATAGTTGCCATTTTAGCGTTTACAATGCCCCAAATCATCTCAATAGGGTTTTAATTAAATCACAGTGTCCGTACTTTGTGTCCGTATGTGGAGAGAATCGTGTCTATTTCCTATATTGGTTCAGGTTTGTGACGTCTCAAAATCTCCACCAATAAGCTTTGGATGCTTTTTGtggaaattaaattttattcgaACGCAGCCACTCTGCAATGACATGCTTTCTGTCGCCGGATGGTTTATTAATGCGAAAGGAATGGTATCGGGCATTATCGATAACTATACATGTGGGTTCACTTAGATTGGGAATTAATTTCTGCGTaacccatttttttaaattatttttattcatcgaATCATGGTAATctgcttttttttctttatcattaTATACCAGGTTCAGAGAAGTATGAATGTAGGTCTCGTCCAAATAAACTATAGGCATATTTTTATCCCTTACTTCTTGTATTTGATCCAAATAACTTTCACGCCAAAACACAATATCGGAACGCTCCATCAATATTGACCGTTGGTTTCtgcattatttatatttgaatccCATACTGTGTATCGGTTTTCGTAAGTACTCACTACTGCCTGTAAATCCAATGTCTTTTTTCAAAGCAGTGAGCAGAGTTTTGATACTCGGTACTTGTTTTCGCACGGCATAAAATTCATGAACTTTATGCCTTATGGCACATTTATCGAAGTCATCTATTTGAAttatctttttgtatggggctttgtaatttgttttgtaCGGGGGCTAAGACACGACCGtctcattatttttagaaatagtTTTATCGTCGATCTACATAAACcttcaatgaaatattatagtTTAAATCAAACAACTAACCAGTTCAATACAACCGCActataaaatgtcaatatcgGTCATGTCAACAACTAActttaaaacattgtttattggaaTGCTATGTAATCcttcgtatttttttagctgTAAGTATTTGATTGCATTcactacaatttttttcgcatctttggattttttttttggcatttttgtaataaaaccgtttatatttgaatatattcgtAGATATTTTCTGTTTGTTTACATCGGTAACATTGGATGACATCCAACGTTCGTTGTCAAAGAGTACTTGTTGCCAGTAAAAGAAATTAGTACCATTGAAAATCCGCAAAATGGTGAGGGTCAAATAAACTGTTGTCAGgctttacataattttcaatcgtggctgaatgccgaatgcTGAATGATGTGCCTTCgttgcctaacctgtcaagaaattaaaaaatggcggacgaatgttttcTACAAGTGATTATATGTTCTTTGGTTTTCtatatcaccgtatttaaaaattatttcgcttaaaatttgtttttttcttcccaagtgtggtgaaaaacattgtgtgtaactccgggggtaagaatattgcaaactcgggtctttaatcaccaccctcgtatccaaaatttcacttacccctctcgttgcacaatgtactattatttcgctcggggcaagacaaacactatgacgattacataaagtGTTTTTCTTGACCCGGTGTTCGTTTTACCCCATCTCATCTTAATTATAATTCATAACTTAACTAACTTTAAACTTtgattttaaaggttttttgtaatattagACTTATTAATTAAACAGTTTTAAACGAGTTTTACTAAGAAATAGTACTTTTAGGTTTCCTGACGAAGAAGAGACTCAAACGCCACATGCCATCCCACATCAAAGGCCCGTTTAAATGCGAGCAGTGTGACACGGAGTTCAACAACTACAACTCTTTGAATTCACACAGGTATAAATAACTATCGTAGaaactaaaatttataataCCAATTTTgatagatttattaaaaaaacaaaaatatataaaaaataaacgaattCGTGGATATTCTCCTCCATTTTGGAAGTTGGATTAAATAagtaatcagtttttttttatattccgcATTTTCTATGGCCTGTAATATGGCAAACCTGCATAGTGCCAAAAAAACCTGCATAGTGCAGCCACTGCGCACTTGCCAGTGGTAAaaaactaacccccttattcataaaactttacgggcctgatttagttagattatgttttatccctttcttacaaatgcATTAGTccaaatgacagataaagacaaacgattcctagctaattcaggccagtaacgcatTTATGAATAACACCATAAGTCTTTTCCGCGTCTTTTGTTTTTTCTCCTCTTTAGTTAGCCGGCTACATTCTGGTGTTGCGGTTATGTAGatgattgaaaaatatttataatcagCCGATTAAATGCCGTCAGAGAATAGGAGGCATATCTgaaaaatgataatatataataagcGCTAAAGGTTGATCGcccgtatctttttttaaatgtatgcgCTTAGTACGCTCAGTAACCAAAATGGCGAAAGCGGAAGaaacctttatttcatatttatttatttatgtttacaaaatGGCTgacttatatttgtttgacagaCAACGCAAGCATAAATCGATTGACCTATACGCGTGTCCGCACTGCCCGTCCCGCTTCCCCACGCtgacgcggcgcgcgcgccacCTGGCCGCGCGGcacggcgcgcgcgcgccgcacaGCTGCTCAGTCTGCTCCAAGGATTTCTTGCTCGCAGGTTCAAATTACAatagtacttatttataaataaataaatattatagggacattcttacacaaattgactatgtcccccacggtaagctcaagaagggttgtgttgtgggtactcagacaacgatatatataatatacaaatacttaaatacatagaaaacatccatgaccaCGAACAATTATCTGTGTTAATCAcccaaataaatgcctttacgggattcgaacccgggaccattggtttcataggcagggtcactaccaaccgGTCGTGTTTGACATACATGTTTTAAGTAACCAAAGGCAATTTCTCGCTAGCAGGTCGGATCggataatattaaaataattgatgTGACAGACTTACAGATTAAGCCAAAGCGATTGATTCCGTAGACCATAAGTAATTAGTAGTAACACACTTAATATGTATGACTTTAAGGAAAATAAACACTTTCATAGACTCATATTTAATAAAGCGAAAACAAACAGGCCAATAAACGGTCCCTTTTCGTCGAAAGCAATGGCTAAGAAGGGTGTCCCCCAGGGATCTATATTAGGACCATTCTTATTTCtcatttacacaaaaaaaaaacattgtcctGCTAATAGCGTTGACGCGTCATTTTTGCTACGCAttattgatgatcaaacgaacttaccaagTGAATTTCGATCACAATTATGAGAGCAAGTTTACATATTGTAGTTACGCCCCCACGCATCAGCTTTGCAcgatttttaaaggttttttttatttcttgtacTGGCAACACTGAAAACTTGCTCCCATCCCCTCTACGGCATCATGGTAGGTCTGTAAACTGCCATATTCTAATCATTTTGTTTAAAGCATAAATATTGAGAATTAAGTATATGAATATAATGTCATATTAGCCTGGccacacttaacgattacaccctgtatatcacCATTACTTAAGTCGGGTAGGGTGCCGTCAGccaacaatatttttaaatattgagaGTGATGGGTTGTGATCATGTGATAAATCGCGTCGAATGAAGTTGCTCACATAATTGTGATCGAACTTAacaagtgaagttcgatcacaATTATATTTCGCAACTTCATTCTTTGCGatttattgtttacatattATAGGATGTTCAGAGcacaaaatgtgaaataattctCAAACTCACAGAGcagataaaataaatcaaattagagataaaaaaatacctctTTTAAGGTAAGCATACAGGTTATGTAATCAAAACAagatagtatatatataatttgttatttatttttcatcatgATGTCATATTACATTTGCTTTACAGGTTCTTTGTTGATGAGAGAATTGCCTGAGCAAACTGATTGCAATCAACTACAATttctttattgtaaaatttggcaaaaacgcAAGAGGAATCACTCCAACCTGAAGTCTTGCGTATAACGTCTTGGCTAACACCCAATCTGTTGGCTGTAGAAGTGGCCGAATGCCTAGTACTATGGGcagtaaatatttttgtgtCTATACCGCTATTGTGAAGTGTCTTTAATCCAGTGACTCAATGTTTGTGATGGTACTTTTGAGTGTGGTTTTTTATAGCTGATAAATAAAGTGTTGTTTTCTAAACTGCGAAGtgaattagttttatttatgtatgtctgTATACATCTTCATGCATGTAATTTCTGGTTTTTCATTACAAAATGGAAGTCTCAACACCGGTTGTGAAGTATTTGGTCGAGACGTCTTTATTGTATcaggtattttaataattatttcagtAGCATAGCTCATATCaatattttgcattttaatCAACGAAAAAGTTTGTACACGGTGTGCGGTAGCTAAAGCCAACAGAGTGAGTGTCTTTTTGGAAAGTGTTTCTAGATTTAGACCTTCATTAGGCCATTTTTGAGTCAAAAAGTTTAACACAATGCTAGGATCCCATGTTAAGTTATATTTCGGTTAGGTCTCAATCTAAAAACACCCTTCATAAAACGCTTGATTTTTTCGTCATCAAGGGTTTTTCctaataacaattaattacaACATCTACAGACGTATTTTCATAATCATATCCATTATGTTTGCAAAAGGTAAGCCATGACTGTACGAGTATACAACCATTATATTGTTTGCAAGTGCTATCGCTTAACGATGACAGCATTATTACTATAGACCTAGGGGTCAATGACCTCTTCAATAATGTTTTCCTGATAATCTGGCGGCAACTAGTGACAGAgtcttgtaaataaaaaaataaaaatttcaccaGTATTTGTACGGCCGTAATTTTGTTCTCCGCACCGATCACAAACCACTAGTTACGATTTTTGGGCCAAACTGTGGTGTTCCAACAGCCGCCGCGAGTCGATTACAAAGGTGGGCTATTTTATTATCGGCGTATGATTTTACTATTGAATATGTTCGTAGTGATCAAAATACCGCGGATGCCTTATCTCGCATGATACAGGGTCATCGTGACAACGGGGTTCAGGAGCGCGACGAGGTTCCTGAACAGACGTATTTACATTTTGCCTCGGACGCGATATTGCTAGACTATAAGCTGCTACGTAATGAAACCTCGAGAGACGTATTACTGAGTCGGGTATTGAACTATTTAAAAGATGGGTGGCCATTAGTCGTGGAGGTTAGAGAGTTAAAACCGTTTTTAAATCGCAAAAATGAACTATATGAAGAACTCGGGTGTATAATGTGGGGTCACCGGGTTGTTATACCAGAGGCATGTAAAGAAAAAGTGTTGCGGGAACTACATGAGCCACATATGGGTATTGTCAAAACCAAGGCTTTAGCAAGAAGCTACGTGTGGTGGCCCGGCATTGATGAGGCGGTGGAACGCGTTTGCCGCGCGTGCGTCGTATGTGCCGCGGTGGCGGACGCGCCGCCGGCCCACGAACCGCGCCTCTGGCCGTGGCCTGAACGTCCTTGGGTACGGTTGCACGCCGATTTCCTCGGTCCATTGGCTGgtgcaaaatatttaatagtagtagattcgcaTTCAAAATGGATAGAGGCAATTAAAATGTCAGGTACGTCAGCGAGTTACGTAATAGATGTGTTTAGAGAAATGTGGGCGCGTTTCGGTTTACCCAAACAGCTGGTGACGGACAACGGTCCCCCATTTACGAGTACTGAATTTCAGGGTTTCCTGGCCAGTAATGGAGTTGAACATATTTTAACCGCACCTTACCACCCAGCGTCGAACGGGGCTTGTGAGTCAGcggtaaaaatatgtaaaaatgtaattaaaaaaagtatggaACAAGGGACTAATATTCATACGGCGTTAAGTAGATTCTTGTTGAACTACCGGAATACCCCCCATTACGCCACGGGTTACCCTCCAGCCAAGCTCTTTCTAGGTAGGTCACTTCGAGCCAGATTAGACTGCTTAAAACCAGAGCTGGCGTCACGAGCGCACGAGCATCAGGACCGCATTAGGAAGCAGGCAAAGGGGGTACAAAGAAGTTTTCAAGTAGGGGATTTAATTTGGTATAGGAAATTCGGTACTAATAACACTAAATGGTGCCCGGGGCGCATTGTAGAATGCCTTGGCGGTACAAACTATTCGGTTAAGGATGAATCTGGAACGGAAACG
This region includes:
- the LOC133531434 gene encoding zinc finger protein 432-like; translated protein: MSIDAYFCFCCLSTNDLINLYSDKPDTNYAEMLTDLYSIQPLQEDYEDDSFVCEECARALQEARKFRRQVHDTLNALEVNGLIELEKSEKCTVVRKVSGEFVLEADVKYNVEDKKLTDDDKQDLNHPDSAEKDKTQSGIALEREKRITVARKRKKEPTVKNEVQYEVTEDFKCVECGMVLPNAYVYHAHMNKHFPNHICETCGKGFLTKKRLKRHMPSHIKGPFKCEQCDTEFNNYNSLNSHRQRKHKSIDLYACPHCPSRFPTLTRRARHLAARHGARAPHSCSVCSKDFLLAGNLSTHMRNKHFKEKRHFCVECGAGFFQKQELRGHVAAHTGANEFQCALCDKSYPRKKALDVHMRGHRDERRFHCELCGKKFLQKCTLITHAKTHNRAELQKKLDVL